The following are encoded together in the Platichthys flesus chromosome 9, fPlaFle2.1, whole genome shotgun sequence genome:
- the ptbp1b gene encoding polypyrimidine tract-binding protein 1b isoform X1 → MDDGVHHDFTVGTKRGSDELVPSVSIGPCIMSTTANGNDSKFRGDLRGPNPNPSRVLHIRKLPNDITEAEVISLGLPFGDVSNLLMLKAKNQAFLEMSSEDAAQNMVGYYSTVMPIIRHHPVYVQFSTHKELKTDNSPNQERAQAALRALTMSHVDMAVVAPSTVLRVVVENLVYPVTLDALCQIFSKFGNVLRIIVFTKNSQFQALLQYSEGASAQAAKLSLDGQNIYNGCCTLRISFSKLTSLNVKYNNEKSRDFTRPDLPAGDSHPPLEHPAMATAFTPGIFSAGPYAGATHTFPPAFTIQSTMSSPYTGLAVPALPGALASLSLPGATRLGFPPLSPGHCVLLVSNLNPERVSPHCLFVLFGVYGDVMRVKILFNKKENALVQMSDCTQAQLAMSHLSGQRLHGKPLRITLSKHTNVQLPREGHEDQGLTKEYSSSPLHRFKKPGSKNYSNIFPPSATLHLSNIPPAVVEEDLKVLFSSSGSMVNGFKFFQKDHKMALIQMGSVEEAIESLIEFHNHDLGENHHLRVSFSKSSI, encoded by the exons ATGGACGA CGGTGTCCACCACGATTTCACAGTTGGTACCAAG AGAGGATCTGACGAGCTTGTCCCCAGCGTCTCCATTGGTCCATGTATCATGAGCACCACAG CCAATGGCAACGACAGCAAGTTTAGAGGCGACCTGAGGggacctaaccctaacccgtccAGGGTCCTCCACATCCGCAAGCTGCCCAACGACATCACGGAGGCGGAGGTCATCAGCCTGGGTCTGCCCTTCGGAGACGTCTCCAACCTGCTGATGCTCAAAGCCAAGAACCAG GCCTTCTTAGAGATGTCCTCGGAGGACGCAGCTCAGAACATGGTGGGTTATTACTCCACAGTGATGCCGATCATCAGACACCACCCGGTCTACGTCCAGTTCTCTACCCACAAGGAGCTGAAGACAGACAACTCGCCCAACCAGGAG AGGGCCCAGGCGGCTCTTCGGGCCCTCACTATGTCTCATGTGGACATGGCGGTGGTGGCACCCAGCACGGTGCTGAGGGTGGTGGTGGAAAACCTGGTCTACCCCGTCACACTGGACGCCCTCTGCCAG ATCTTCTCTAAGTTCGGCAACGTGTTGAGGATCATCGTCTTCACCAAGAACAGTCAGTTCCAGGCTCTGCTGCAGTATTCTGAGGGAGCTTCTGCCCAGGCAGCTAAACTG tCTCTGGACGGACAGAACATCTACAACGGCTGCTGCACTCTGAGGATCAGCTTCTCTAAACTCACCAGCCTCAACGTCAAGTACAACAACGAGAAGAGTCGAGACTTCACCAGACCGGACCTCCCCGCTGGAGATAGCCATCCCCCGCTGGAGCACCCGGCCATGGCCACAGCCTTCA ctCCAGGCATCTTTTCAGCTGGACCTTACGCCGGAGCGACTCACACGTTCCCTCCGGCCTTCACCATCCAGTCGACAA TGTCCTCCCCCTACACAGGCCTGGCGGTCCCCGCTCTGCCCGGAGCACTGGCCTCTCTGTCCCTGCCGGGGGCCACCAGGCTGGGATTCCCCCCCCTGTCTCCTGGACACTGTGTCCTGTTGGTGAGCAACCTGAACCCTGAG AGGGTTTCGCCCCACTGCCTCTTTGTTCTCTTTG GTGTTTATGGCGACGTGATGAGAGTGAAGATCCTGTTCAACAAGAAGGAGAACGCTCTGGTCCAGATGTCCGACTGCACTCAGGCTCAGCTAG CTATGAGTCACCTGAGTGGCCAGCGGCTGCATGGGAAGCCCCTGCGCATCACGCTGTCCAAACACACCAACGTCCAGCTTCCCCGTGAAGGACACGAGGACCAGGGCCTGACCAAAGAGTACAGCAGTTCCCCTCTTCACCGCTTCAAGAAACCCGGCTCCAAAAACTACTCCAACATCTTCCCACCTTCTGCCACCTTGCACCTCTCCAACATCCC CCCTGCTGTCGTAGAAGAGGATCTCAAGGTGCTGTTTTCCAGCTCAGGATCAATGGTCAACGGCTTCAAGTTCTTCCA GAAGGACCATAAGATGGCTCTGATCCAGATGGGCTCCGTGGAGGAAGCCATCGAGTCCCTCATCGAGTTCCACAACCACGACCTTGGAGAAAACCACCACCTTCGAGTCTCCTTCTCCAAGTCCTCCATCTGA
- the ptbp1b gene encoding polypyrimidine tract-binding protein 1b isoform X3, whose protein sequence is MSTTANGNDSKFRGDLRGPNPNPSRVLHIRKLPNDITEAEVISLGLPFGDVSNLLMLKAKNQAFLEMSSEDAAQNMVGYYSTVMPIIRHHPVYVQFSTHKELKTDNSPNQERAQAALRALTMSHVDMAVVAPSTVLRVVVENLVYPVTLDALCQIFSKFGNVLRIIVFTKNSQFQALLQYSEGASAQAAKLSLDGQNIYNGCCTLRISFSKLTSLNVKYNNEKSRDFTRPDLPAGDSHPPLEHPAMATAFTPGIFSAGPYAGATHTFPPAFTIQSTMSSPYTGLAVPALPGALASLSLPGATRLGFPPLSPGHCVLLVSNLNPERVSPHCLFVLFGVYGDVMRVKILFNKKENALVQMSDCTQAQLAMSHLSGQRLHGKPLRITLSKHTNVQLPREGHEDQGLTKEYSSSPLHRFKKPGSKNYSNIFPPSATLHLSNIPPAVVEEDLKVLFSSSGSMVNGFKFFQKDHKMALIQMGSVEEAIESLIEFHNHDLGENHHLRVSFSKSSI, encoded by the exons ATGAGCACCACAG CCAATGGCAACGACAGCAAGTTTAGAGGCGACCTGAGGggacctaaccctaacccgtccAGGGTCCTCCACATCCGCAAGCTGCCCAACGACATCACGGAGGCGGAGGTCATCAGCCTGGGTCTGCCCTTCGGAGACGTCTCCAACCTGCTGATGCTCAAAGCCAAGAACCAG GCCTTCTTAGAGATGTCCTCGGAGGACGCAGCTCAGAACATGGTGGGTTATTACTCCACAGTGATGCCGATCATCAGACACCACCCGGTCTACGTCCAGTTCTCTACCCACAAGGAGCTGAAGACAGACAACTCGCCCAACCAGGAG AGGGCCCAGGCGGCTCTTCGGGCCCTCACTATGTCTCATGTGGACATGGCGGTGGTGGCACCCAGCACGGTGCTGAGGGTGGTGGTGGAAAACCTGGTCTACCCCGTCACACTGGACGCCCTCTGCCAG ATCTTCTCTAAGTTCGGCAACGTGTTGAGGATCATCGTCTTCACCAAGAACAGTCAGTTCCAGGCTCTGCTGCAGTATTCTGAGGGAGCTTCTGCCCAGGCAGCTAAACTG tCTCTGGACGGACAGAACATCTACAACGGCTGCTGCACTCTGAGGATCAGCTTCTCTAAACTCACCAGCCTCAACGTCAAGTACAACAACGAGAAGAGTCGAGACTTCACCAGACCGGACCTCCCCGCTGGAGATAGCCATCCCCCGCTGGAGCACCCGGCCATGGCCACAGCCTTCA ctCCAGGCATCTTTTCAGCTGGACCTTACGCCGGAGCGACTCACACGTTCCCTCCGGCCTTCACCATCCAGTCGACAA TGTCCTCCCCCTACACAGGCCTGGCGGTCCCCGCTCTGCCCGGAGCACTGGCCTCTCTGTCCCTGCCGGGGGCCACCAGGCTGGGATTCCCCCCCCTGTCTCCTGGACACTGTGTCCTGTTGGTGAGCAACCTGAACCCTGAG AGGGTTTCGCCCCACTGCCTCTTTGTTCTCTTTG GTGTTTATGGCGACGTGATGAGAGTGAAGATCCTGTTCAACAAGAAGGAGAACGCTCTGGTCCAGATGTCCGACTGCACTCAGGCTCAGCTAG CTATGAGTCACCTGAGTGGCCAGCGGCTGCATGGGAAGCCCCTGCGCATCACGCTGTCCAAACACACCAACGTCCAGCTTCCCCGTGAAGGACACGAGGACCAGGGCCTGACCAAAGAGTACAGCAGTTCCCCTCTTCACCGCTTCAAGAAACCCGGCTCCAAAAACTACTCCAACATCTTCCCACCTTCTGCCACCTTGCACCTCTCCAACATCCC CCCTGCTGTCGTAGAAGAGGATCTCAAGGTGCTGTTTTCCAGCTCAGGATCAATGGTCAACGGCTTCAAGTTCTTCCA GAAGGACCATAAGATGGCTCTGATCCAGATGGGCTCCGTGGAGGAAGCCATCGAGTCCCTCATCGAGTTCCACAACCACGACCTTGGAGAAAACCACCACCTTCGAGTCTCCTTCTCCAAGTCCTCCATCTGA
- the ptbp1b gene encoding polypyrimidine tract-binding protein 1b isoform X2: MDDGVHHDFTVGTKRGSDELVPSVSIGPCIMSTTANGNDSKFRGDLRGPNPNPSRVLHIRKLPNDITEAEVISLGLPFGDVSNLLMLKAKNQAFLEMSSEDAAQNMVGYYSTVMPIIRHHPVYVQFSTHKELKTDNSPNQERAQAALRALTMSHVDMAVVAPSTVLRVVVENLVYPVTLDALCQIFSKFGNVLRIIVFTKNSQFQALLQYSEGASAQAAKLSLDGQNIYNGCCTLRISFSKLTSLNVKYNNEKSRDFTRPDLPAGDSHPPLEHPAMATAFTPGIFSAGPYAGATHTFPPAFTIQSTSLAVPALPGALASLSLPGATRLGFPPLSPGHCVLLVSNLNPERVSPHCLFVLFGVYGDVMRVKILFNKKENALVQMSDCTQAQLAMSHLSGQRLHGKPLRITLSKHTNVQLPREGHEDQGLTKEYSSSPLHRFKKPGSKNYSNIFPPSATLHLSNIPPAVVEEDLKVLFSSSGSMVNGFKFFQKDHKMALIQMGSVEEAIESLIEFHNHDLGENHHLRVSFSKSSI, from the exons ATGGACGA CGGTGTCCACCACGATTTCACAGTTGGTACCAAG AGAGGATCTGACGAGCTTGTCCCCAGCGTCTCCATTGGTCCATGTATCATGAGCACCACAG CCAATGGCAACGACAGCAAGTTTAGAGGCGACCTGAGGggacctaaccctaacccgtccAGGGTCCTCCACATCCGCAAGCTGCCCAACGACATCACGGAGGCGGAGGTCATCAGCCTGGGTCTGCCCTTCGGAGACGTCTCCAACCTGCTGATGCTCAAAGCCAAGAACCAG GCCTTCTTAGAGATGTCCTCGGAGGACGCAGCTCAGAACATGGTGGGTTATTACTCCACAGTGATGCCGATCATCAGACACCACCCGGTCTACGTCCAGTTCTCTACCCACAAGGAGCTGAAGACAGACAACTCGCCCAACCAGGAG AGGGCCCAGGCGGCTCTTCGGGCCCTCACTATGTCTCATGTGGACATGGCGGTGGTGGCACCCAGCACGGTGCTGAGGGTGGTGGTGGAAAACCTGGTCTACCCCGTCACACTGGACGCCCTCTGCCAG ATCTTCTCTAAGTTCGGCAACGTGTTGAGGATCATCGTCTTCACCAAGAACAGTCAGTTCCAGGCTCTGCTGCAGTATTCTGAGGGAGCTTCTGCCCAGGCAGCTAAACTG tCTCTGGACGGACAGAACATCTACAACGGCTGCTGCACTCTGAGGATCAGCTTCTCTAAACTCACCAGCCTCAACGTCAAGTACAACAACGAGAAGAGTCGAGACTTCACCAGACCGGACCTCCCCGCTGGAGATAGCCATCCCCCGCTGGAGCACCCGGCCATGGCCACAGCCTTCA ctCCAGGCATCTTTTCAGCTGGACCTTACGCCGGAGCGACTCACACGTTCCCTCCGGCCTTCACCATCCAGTCGACAA GCCTGGCGGTCCCCGCTCTGCCCGGAGCACTGGCCTCTCTGTCCCTGCCGGGGGCCACCAGGCTGGGATTCCCCCCCCTGTCTCCTGGACACTGTGTCCTGTTGGTGAGCAACCTGAACCCTGAG AGGGTTTCGCCCCACTGCCTCTTTGTTCTCTTTG GTGTTTATGGCGACGTGATGAGAGTGAAGATCCTGTTCAACAAGAAGGAGAACGCTCTGGTCCAGATGTCCGACTGCACTCAGGCTCAGCTAG CTATGAGTCACCTGAGTGGCCAGCGGCTGCATGGGAAGCCCCTGCGCATCACGCTGTCCAAACACACCAACGTCCAGCTTCCCCGTGAAGGACACGAGGACCAGGGCCTGACCAAAGAGTACAGCAGTTCCCCTCTTCACCGCTTCAAGAAACCCGGCTCCAAAAACTACTCCAACATCTTCCCACCTTCTGCCACCTTGCACCTCTCCAACATCCC CCCTGCTGTCGTAGAAGAGGATCTCAAGGTGCTGTTTTCCAGCTCAGGATCAATGGTCAACGGCTTCAAGTTCTTCCA GAAGGACCATAAGATGGCTCTGATCCAGATGGGCTCCGTGGAGGAAGCCATCGAGTCCCTCATCGAGTTCCACAACCACGACCTTGGAGAAAACCACCACCTTCGAGTCTCCTTCTCCAAGTCCTCCATCTGA